A part of Gemmatimonadota bacterium genomic DNA contains:
- a CDS encoding arylsulfatase — protein MSNPNIVYIFFDDLGYGDISYLNPESKIQTPNIDRLSAEGMCFTDVHSCSAVCSPSRYGVLTGRYCWRTRLQNGVLNGYSEPLIEPDRLTVASLLKQHGYHTACIGKWHVGLNWTRKKGVQNLENYRLGWDRGEAIDFTRPFTGGPCDLGFDYFYGISASLDMPPYVYLENSRTICEPTARAPRGLFGREGHAAPGLKPEHVIPDLTKKAVSFIEETAAGKQPFFLYYPVTGPHTPIAPNKAFTDKSQAGKYGDFVVECDWAVGQIMDAVEKASATDNTLFIVTSDNGPERFMHARKQEYNHYSAYHFRGCKRDNWEGGHRIPFIARWPEKVAAGSLSDEITCLTDLIATAADIVGHTLPENAGEDSCSILPVLTGQNATPIREATVHHSSKGEFAIRQGKWKLLLHQSSGGNDYPDDPIDDAPGQLYDMETGYRERENLYAQHPEIVSRLTDLLNQYKTRGRSVPMEKA, from the coding sequence ATGTCCAATCCCAACATCGTCTATATCTTCTTTGACGACCTCGGTTATGGGGACATCAGCTACCTCAATCCCGAATCCAAAATCCAAACCCCCAATATCGACCGCCTGTCCGCTGAAGGCATGTGCTTCACCGATGTCCACTCGTGCTCCGCCGTGTGCTCCCCTTCGCGCTACGGCGTCTTAACCGGACGCTATTGCTGGCGCACCCGACTGCAAAATGGCGTCCTCAACGGATACTCAGAACCCCTCATCGAACCCGACCGACTGACCGTCGCATCCCTGCTCAAACAACACGGATATCACACCGCTTGCATCGGCAAATGGCATGTGGGATTAAACTGGACGCGCAAAAAAGGCGTCCAGAACCTCGAAAATTACAGATTGGGATGGGATCGAGGCGAAGCCATAGACTTCACCCGACCATTTACCGGCGGACCGTGCGACCTCGGATTCGACTACTTTTACGGCATCTCCGCATCCTTGGACATGCCGCCTTATGTCTATCTCGAAAACAGCCGCACAATCTGTGAACCAACAGCCCGTGCTCCCAGAGGCCTCTTTGGACGTGAAGGACACGCTGCGCCGGGCCTCAAACCCGAACACGTCATTCCAGACCTCACAAAAAAAGCGGTCTCCTTCATCGAAGAAACCGCAGCGGGCAAACAGCCCTTTTTCCTCTACTATCCCGTAACCGGACCGCACACACCCATTGCGCCAAACAAAGCATTCACAGACAAAAGCCAGGCCGGCAAATACGGCGACTTCGTCGTCGAATGCGACTGGGCAGTGGGGCAAATCATGGACGCTGTTGAAAAAGCCAGCGCCACCGACAACACCCTCTTTATCGTCACCAGCGACAACGGACCCGAACGCTTTATGCACGCGCGAAAACAAGAATACAATCACTACAGCGCCTATCACTTCCGCGGCTGCAAACGCGACAACTGGGAAGGCGGACATCGCATCCCCTTTATCGCCCGCTGGCCCGAAAAAGTCGCGGCTGGATCCTTAAGCGACGAAATCACCTGTCTCACAGACCTCATCGCAACAGCCGCCGACATTGTCGGCCATACCCTTCCCGAAAATGCCGGCGAAGACAGTTGCAGCATCCTACCCGTCCTGACGGGCCAGAACGCGACACCCATCCGCGAAGCCACTGTGCATCACTCTTCCAAAGGCGAATTTGCCATCCGCCAGGGCAAATGGAAATTGCTCCTCCACCAAAGCTCCGGCGGCAATGATTATCCCGACGACCCTATAGATGATGCTCCCGGCCAACTCTACGACATGGAAACCGGCTACCGAGAACGCGAAAACCTCTACGCGCAACACCCCGAAATCGTATCGCGATTGACCGACCTGCTCAACCAGTACAAAACGAGGGGACGCAGTGTCCCCATGGAGAAAGCATGA